In a genomic window of Salvelinus fontinalis isolate EN_2023a chromosome 7, ASM2944872v1, whole genome shotgun sequence:
- the LOC129860116 gene encoding gastrula zinc finger protein xLCGF3.1-like: protein MELNVDIKDEEEEAEIGKSLKVHLKIHRGNQYSNNDVGKNFTTSKTLTVHQRVHKGEKLFSCSDCVKCFTTSTRLKVHQRTHTGEKPYFCSDCAASFSLLCNLKRHERIHTGEKLYSCSDCEASFSLLCNLKRHERIHTGEKPYSCTDCGKSYSLLGHLKRHQHIHTGEKPYSCSDCGKSFSRLGHLKTHKHIHTGEKPYSCSDCVKCFITSTELKVHQRTHTGEKPYSCSDCVKCFTTSTRLKVHKRTHTGEKPYICSNCAACFALLCHLKRHESIHTGEKPYSCSDCAASFSLLCNLKRHERIHTGEKPYHCTDCEKRFYRLGHLKRHQCIHKGEKPHQLSQTS, encoded by the exons atGGAGCTGAATGTTGACATTAAAGACgaagaagaggaggcggagatTGGGAAATCT CTAAAAGTACACCTAAAAATACACAGAGGGAATCAATATTCCAATAATGACGTTGGGAAGAATTTCACAACATCCAAGACTCTGACAGTTCATCAGAGAGTGCATAAAGGAGAGAAGCTgttctcctgctctgactgtgtaaaatgcttcacaacatcaactaggctaaaagttcatcagagaacacacacaggagagaagccttacttctgctctgactgtgcgGCGAGTTTCTCTCTACTGTGCAACTTAAAacgacatgaacgtatacacacaggagagaagctttACTCCTGTTCTGACTGTGAGGCGAGTTTCTCTCTACTGTGCAACTTAAAacgacatgaacgtatacacacaggagagaagccttactcctgcactgactgtggaaagagttatTCTCTACTGGGCCACTTAAAAAGACACCAacatatacatacaggagagaagccttactcctgctctgactgtggaaagagtttctcgcGACTGGGCCACTTAAAAACACATAAacatatacatacaggagagaagccttactcctgctctgactgtgtaaaatgcttcataacatcaactgagctaaaagttcatcaaagaacacacacaggagagaagccttactcctgctctgattgtgtaaaatgcttcacaacatcaactaGGCTAAAAGTTcataagagaacacacacaggagagaagccttacatcTGCTCTAATTGTGCGGCGTGTTTCGCTCTACTGTGCCACTTAAAACGACATGAaagtatacacacaggagagaagccttactcctgctctgactgtgcggCGAGTTTCTCTCTACTGTGCAACTTAAAACGTCATGaacgaatacacacaggagagaagccttatcacTGCACTGACTGCGAGAAGAGATTCTACAGATTGGGCCATTTAAAAAGACACCAATGTATACATAAAGGAGAGAAGCCTCATCAGTTGTCTCAGACCAGCTGA